A stretch of the Cucurbita pepo subsp. pepo cultivar mu-cu-16 chromosome LG16, ASM280686v2, whole genome shotgun sequence genome encodes the following:
- the LOC111777703 gene encoding patatin-like protein 2 codes for MGADFRKGKKITILSIDGGGIRGIIPGTLLAFLESKLQELDGPDARIADYFDVIAGTSTGGLVTSMLTAPDKNNRPLYAAKDLTSFYTEHAPKIFPQRNHFLSSAVNLFGKVMGPKYDGKYLRRLIKDLLGDIRLKQTLTQIIIPAFDIKLLQPVIFTTIDAKWDELKNPKLADVCISTSAAPTFLPGHAFETMDSNGNVRKFDMVDGGVAANNPTTLFNIIQL; via the exons ATGGGTGCTGATTTTCGAAAGGGGAAGAAAATAACCATTTTGAGTATCGATGGAGGTGGCATTCGAGGCATCATTCCCGGAACCCTTCTAGCTTTCCTCGAGTCTAAGCTTCAG GAATTGGATGGCCCAGATGCGAGAATTGCAGATTACTTCGACGTAATTGCGGGTACGAGCACCGGTGGCTTGGTTACGTCGATGCTTACGGCTCCCGACAAGAACAATCGTCCATTGTATGCAGCCAAAGATCTTACCAGCTTCTACACAGAACATGCACCAAAAATCTTCCCCCAGAGAAA CCATTTCTTGAGCTCAGCAGTGAATTTGTTTGGGAAAGTGATGGGCCCAAAGTACGACGGCAAGTACTTGAGACGATTGATAAAGGATTTGCTTGGAGATATAAGGCTTAAGCAAACATTGACACAAATCATTATTCCTGCTTTCGATATCAAGCTTCTTCAGCCTGTGATTTTCACTACCATTGAT GCTAAATGGGATGAGCTGAAGAATCCCAAACTGGCAGATGTTTGTATTAGTACCTCTGCAGCTCCTACTTTCCTACCAGGGCATGCATTTGAAACTATGGATTCCAACGGAAATGTTCGTAAATTTGATATGGTTGATGGGGGCGTCGCAGCCAATAATCCA ACGACATTGttcaatatcatacaattgtga